The following are encoded together in the Methylomonas methanica MC09 genome:
- a CDS encoding C40 family peptidase, translated as MIEFFRPKLIFSMALLLGLLSGCASTDKTPVAVPVIEQGNTRAALDALQLQGSPYVYGGASPQEGFDCSGLVVYVYNQQGLKLPRTTQSLVQQLPGVQPEQRQPGDLLFFNTQKPYSHVGIYVGNDDFVHAPSARTGRVMVSSLRNPYWRERFMAVRRPRYSPDLSLNTFDVNSCLLN; from the coding sequence ATGATAGAGTTTTTTCGCCCTAAGCTGATATTTTCCATGGCTCTGTTATTGGGCTTGCTGTCCGGTTGCGCCAGCACCGACAAAACACCAGTGGCCGTGCCTGTTATCGAACAAGGCAACACCCGGGCGGCATTGGATGCTTTGCAATTACAAGGCAGCCCTTATGTCTACGGAGGCGCATCACCGCAAGAAGGTTTCGATTGCAGCGGTCTGGTAGTGTATGTCTACAATCAACAAGGCTTAAAGCTGCCGCGCACTACCCAGTCTTTGGTACAGCAATTGCCCGGGGTGCAACCCGAGCAGCGGCAACCCGGCGACTTACTGTTTTTCAACACCCAAAAGCCTTATTCTCACGTAGGCATTTACGTCGGTAACGACGACTTTGTGCATGCGCCGAGCGCCCGAACCGGGCGGGTGATGGTATCCAGTTTGCGTAATCCCTATTGGCGCGAGCGATTTATGGCCGTGCGCCGCCCTCGGTATTCACCCGATTTGTCGCTGAATACATTCGATGTAAATAGCTGCCTGCTGAATTGA
- a CDS encoding SDR family oxidoreductase produces the protein MSSVTRTVLVTGASSGIGRAIAKLLLNQGHYVLGSSRDSRRFSVEHPRFIPIQLDLANLREIEYCCKRLQSDFPQLDAVIFAAGYGQFGHLEQFSFQQIERLMTVNFTGQAFMTKALLSKLKQKAHCNLIYIGSEAALKGSRNGSIYCASKFALRGFTQGLRDECGKTGVRVSLVNPGMVDTAFFETLQFNPGRQPEQALQAGDVAEAVSYILNAQPYCAVDEINLSPLNKVIEFKK, from the coding sequence GTGTCGTCTGTAACACGTACCGTATTGGTCACCGGCGCCAGTTCCGGTATCGGCCGGGCTATCGCTAAACTGTTATTAAATCAGGGTCACTATGTACTGGGGTCTAGCCGGGACAGCCGGCGTTTTTCCGTGGAACATCCCCGTTTTATTCCGATACAGCTGGATCTGGCGAACCTTCGCGAGATCGAATATTGCTGCAAACGCCTGCAAAGCGACTTTCCGCAACTCGACGCGGTTATTTTTGCCGCCGGTTATGGGCAATTCGGCCATCTTGAGCAGTTTTCCTTTCAACAAATCGAACGCTTGATGACCGTCAATTTTACCGGGCAGGCTTTTATGACCAAGGCATTACTGTCCAAGCTCAAACAAAAAGCGCACTGCAATCTGATTTACATCGGCTCGGAAGCCGCATTAAAAGGCAGCCGTAACGGCAGTATTTATTGCGCAAGTAAATTCGCCTTACGCGGCTTTACCCAAGGCCTGCGTGACGAGTGCGGCAAAACCGGCGTGCGCGTGTCCCTGGTTAATCCGGGCATGGTGGATACGGCGTTTTTCGAAACATTGCAGTTCAATCCCGGCCGGCAACCGGAGCAGGCTTTGCAGGCAGGGGATGTCGCGGAAGCGGTCAGTTACATTCTAAATGCCCAACCTTATTGCGCGGTAGACGAAATTAATTTAAGTCCGCTTAACAAAGTCATTGAATTTAAGAAATAA
- a CDS encoding DUF5765 domain-containing protein has product MCWSGEASGVLAAAGLTTAVYVAYKGESKELWIPLTYFALMELLQAVTYVYIDLCGNPNNQVLTLLGYLHIAFQPFFVNMVAMYFIPESVKLKIRTTVYALCAISSLAMLIKMYPFAWAGECVPGVEGFCGAQTCSISGAWHIAWQMPLNGLMSQPVEWLFGFNWGLHAFSYILAAFYLPIIYGSWRFVGFHYLIGPWISDVTTDDPNEYCAVWCLFSIALCVSVIKTPIRKYLHVKKWPFYNREVGDSL; this is encoded by the coding sequence ATGTGTTGGAGTGGAGAAGCGTCCGGCGTTTTAGCCGCCGCGGGTTTAACAACCGCCGTGTATGTGGCGTATAAGGGAGAATCCAAAGAGCTCTGGATTCCGTTGACGTATTTTGCTTTGATGGAGTTATTGCAGGCGGTCACTTATGTTTATATAGACCTGTGCGGTAATCCCAATAATCAGGTGTTGACCCTGCTTGGTTACCTGCATATTGCCTTCCAGCCGTTTTTTGTGAATATGGTGGCAATGTACTTCATCCCCGAGAGCGTCAAGCTGAAAATACGTACCACGGTTTATGCTTTATGCGCGATTAGCTCTCTGGCCATGCTGATCAAAATGTATCCCTTTGCCTGGGCCGGCGAATGCGTACCAGGCGTGGAAGGCTTTTGCGGCGCGCAAACCTGCTCGATCTCCGGCGCTTGGCATATCGCTTGGCAAATGCCGCTGAACGGCTTGATGTCGCAACCGGTCGAATGGTTGTTCGGCTTTAACTGGGGCTTGCATGCGTTTTCGTATATCTTGGCGGCGTTTTATCTGCCGATCATTTACGGTTCCTGGCGCTTCGTTGGCTTCCATTATTTGATCGGGCCGTGGATTTCCGACGTTACCACCGACGATCCTAACGAATATTGCGCGGTGTGGTGTCTGTTTTCGATTGCCTTGTGCGTATCGGTCATTAAAACCCCGATCAGAAAATATTTACACGTCAAAAAATGGCCTTTTTACAATCGGGAAGTAGGCGACAGTTTGTAA
- a CDS encoding DUF4389 domain-containing protein: MQEQINENLKRISTWKRIIFMLIYAVIDSMVKLLLWLVVLLQVGSVLFTGATNPNILGFGRSLSTYHYHILLFLTFNTEQLPFPFSDWNLTAELESPDKP, from the coding sequence GTGCAGGAGCAAATCAACGAAAACCTAAAACGAATCAGCACCTGGAAACGTATAATTTTTATGCTGATTTATGCCGTAATCGACAGCATGGTCAAGTTGCTGCTGTGGTTAGTGGTGTTGTTACAAGTAGGATCGGTGTTGTTTACCGGCGCCACCAATCCTAACATTTTGGGTTTTGGCCGTAGCCTATCCACCTATCACTACCATATCCTGTTGTTTTTGACTTTCAATACCGAGCAGCTGCCGTTTCCTTTTTCCGACTGGAATTTGACAGCCGAGCTGGAGTCTCCCGACAAACCCTAA
- a CDS encoding primosomal protein N', with product MANCNVSRSLIVQIAIPVPLQRLFDYLPPEQTDPQSIQPGMRVSVPFGKGLKTGVVLQLTSLSDSQIDPKKLRRIEQVVDSEALLSPKDLQLLKWASRYYHHPLGEVMATAFPAALRQGKPAILQRDYCYSLTEQGRQTIPMDLKRASKQQALLTLFQDKPFAIAATELTQHKTALKALQDKGLIHKTLGEDSKLAWKEQSAGLTPNPEQQHAIDSVVSGLGQFSVSLLQGVTGSGKTEVYMQIIAEALSRGLQILVLLPEITLTPQLEQRFRQRFAAPIVCFHSKFNDSQRLHAWLNMQQGHAAIMLGTRSALFTPLKNPGLIILDEEHDSSFKQQEGFRFSARDVAIARAKILNVPVLLGSATPSFESLFNVTRQRYQLLQLSIRAGNAADPVFQLLDIRNKPMQAGLSEALITAIRSTLDKGQQVLLFLNRRGFAPVQICHGCGWVSRCGRCDANMVIHAAERRLRCHHCGSEQPLPKECPACKTGELQPLGLGTERIEQTLAELFPNNAIIRLDKDTTQRKGSLEGYLEQIHSGQADIILGTQMLAKGHHFPDVTLVAILDIDSGLFSVDFHAGEKLAQMIVQVAGRAGRADKRGRVVLQTRQPQHPLLTTLIEKGYQAFAEIALQERRQAGLPPFGYQALLRVQGNNAESPQQFLQAAVSVLHALNAGKTQILGPVTAPMARRAGQFRFQLLLQSPQRKDLHQLLDQAMPKISKLRQAGKVRWSLDVDPVDLY from the coding sequence ATGGCTAACTGCAACGTCTCGCGATCGCTTATTGTACAAATTGCCATCCCGGTTCCGTTACAGCGTTTGTTTGACTATTTACCGCCCGAGCAAACGGATCCGCAAAGCATTCAGCCGGGCATGCGAGTATCGGTTCCGTTCGGAAAAGGCCTAAAAACCGGGGTTGTGTTACAGCTCACCAGCCTAAGCGACAGTCAGATTGATCCCAAAAAATTAAGACGGATCGAACAGGTAGTTGATTCGGAAGCGCTATTATCCCCTAAGGATTTGCAGTTGCTGAAATGGGCCAGCCGCTATTACCACCATCCGTTGGGAGAAGTAATGGCTACCGCATTTCCGGCGGCTCTGCGCCAGGGCAAACCCGCGATTTTGCAGCGCGACTATTGCTACAGCCTGACCGAGCAAGGCCGGCAAACCATTCCTATGGATTTGAAACGCGCAAGCAAACAACAGGCTTTATTGACATTATTTCAAGATAAGCCATTTGCAATTGCGGCAACCGAGTTAACCCAACACAAAACCGCATTAAAAGCCTTGCAGGATAAGGGGCTGATCCACAAGACCCTTGGTGAAGACAGCAAGCTTGCCTGGAAAGAACAATCAGCAGGTTTAACGCCTAACCCGGAGCAGCAACATGCTATAGATTCCGTAGTATCCGGTTTAGGCCAATTTTCCGTATCCTTGTTGCAAGGCGTAACCGGAAGCGGCAAAACCGAAGTGTATATGCAGATTATCGCGGAAGCATTGTCGCGCGGCCTGCAGATATTGGTTTTATTGCCGGAAATAACCTTGACGCCGCAACTGGAACAACGTTTTCGCCAGCGCTTTGCCGCGCCCATCGTCTGCTTTCATTCCAAATTTAACGATAGCCAACGCCTGCACGCATGGCTAAATATGCAGCAGGGCCACGCCGCCATCATGCTCGGCACCCGCTCGGCCCTGTTTACCCCGCTAAAAAATCCGGGTTTAATCATCCTGGACGAAGAGCACGACAGCTCCTTCAAGCAACAGGAAGGTTTTCGTTTTTCCGCCCGCGACGTCGCCATTGCCCGCGCCAAAATATTAAATGTCCCGGTATTACTCGGTTCGGCAACACCTTCTTTCGAAAGCCTGTTCAATGTCACCCGACAGCGTTATCAATTGTTGCAGCTGTCCATCCGGGCGGGCAATGCCGCGGACCCGGTATTTCAACTGCTGGATATCCGTAACAAACCCATGCAAGCCGGTTTATCGGAAGCGTTGATTACCGCTATTCGATCCACTTTGGATAAGGGTCAGCAGGTGTTGCTGTTTCTCAATCGGCGCGGATTCGCCCCCGTACAGATATGCCACGGCTGCGGCTGGGTATCCCGTTGCGGCCGTTGCGACGCCAACATGGTGATACACGCGGCGGAACGCCGCCTGCGCTGTCACCACTGCGGCAGTGAACAGCCGTTACCCAAGGAGTGTCCGGCCTGTAAAACCGGCGAACTACAACCGCTGGGTTTGGGTACCGAACGCATCGAACAGACCCTGGCCGAGTTATTTCCTAATAACGCCATCATCCGCTTGGATAAAGATACTACTCAGCGCAAGGGTTCGCTGGAAGGTTATCTGGAGCAAATCCATAGTGGCCAAGCGGACATTATTCTCGGCACCCAGATGCTGGCCAAGGGCCATCATTTTCCCGATGTGACCTTGGTGGCGATACTGGATATCGATAGCGGCCTGTTTAGTGTCGACTTTCATGCCGGCGAAAAGCTGGCGCAGATGATCGTGCAAGTCGCCGGGCGGGCGGGCCGGGCGGACAAGCGCGGCAGGGTCGTATTACAAACCCGGCAACCGCAACATCCTTTATTGACAACTTTGATAGAGAAAGGCTATCAGGCATTCGCGGAAATTGCGCTGCAGGAACGCCGGCAAGCCGGCTTGCCGCCTTTTGGCTATCAGGCCCTACTTCGCGTGCAGGGAAACAACGCCGAGAGTCCGCAACAATTTTTACAAGCCGCCGTAAGCGTGCTTCATGCCCTGAATGCCGGCAAAACTCAAATTTTAGGCCCTGTCACAGCCCCCATGGCGCGCCGGGCAGGACAATTCCGGTTTCAATTGTTATTACAAAGCCCGCAGCGCAAGGATTTGCATCAATTGCTGGATCAGGCCATGCCGAAGATTTCCAAGCTTAGGCAAGCCGGCAAAGTTCGCTGGTCACTGGATGTCGATCCGGTGGATTTATATTAA
- a CDS encoding DUF2333 family protein has translation MSDSPQAYEDAKSRGILWGFGTLIGVVAIIMLVLGEWWSREPPQFNVQDEAIERMNVTHTDQMPIGYVYANTLAHIADVILFKPGGYLTNDVAPPGLFCDNIQNWEYGALVMLRDATTALRNHFARDQSQSAEDPDLAMAEPYFYYEHNSWALPSTEAEYVKGVEALHKYMLRLQNPTSTSRAAQFHSRADNLWQYTEVVIKRLGGLSTRLAASTDKFSGATHGDPSNPVDINMPTIGKTPWMEIDNVFYEARGACWALLHILKAIKHDFSDILLDKRAMNTLDNMIQALENALTPTLSPVVLNGDGFGLFANYSLAMANYIARANAAALDLRDVMNRG, from the coding sequence ATGTCAGATAGTCCACAAGCTTACGAAGACGCGAAGTCGAGAGGCATACTCTGGGGTTTTGGCACACTGATAGGCGTAGTTGCAATTATCATGCTGGTGCTAGGCGAATGGTGGAGCCGCGAGCCGCCTCAGTTTAACGTTCAGGACGAAGCCATCGAACGTATGAACGTTACTCATACGGATCAAATGCCCATTGGCTATGTTTACGCCAACACCTTGGCGCATATTGCGGATGTTATTCTGTTTAAACCCGGCGGCTATCTGACCAACGACGTGGCCCCCCCCGGCCTGTTTTGCGATAACATCCAAAACTGGGAATACGGCGCACTGGTCATGTTGCGCGACGCCACCACCGCATTACGCAATCATTTTGCCCGCGACCAGTCGCAATCGGCCGAAGACCCGGATCTGGCAATGGCCGAGCCCTATTTTTACTACGAACACAACTCTTGGGCCTTGCCTTCGACCGAAGCCGAGTATGTAAAAGGTGTCGAAGCCTTGCATAAGTACATGCTGCGTCTGCAAAATCCGACTTCGACGTCAAGAGCCGCGCAATTTCACTCCCGGGCCGATAACTTATGGCAGTACACCGAAGTCGTTATTAAACGGCTGGGCGGATTGTCCACCCGTCTGGCGGCCAGTACCGACAAATTTTCCGGCGCCACCCACGGCGACCCCTCGAATCCGGTCGACATCAACATGCCGACTATCGGCAAAACACCCTGGATGGAAATCGATAACGTGTTTTATGAAGCGCGCGGCGCCTGCTGGGCACTGCTGCATATCTTAAAAGCCATCAAGCATGACTTTTCCGATATTTTGCTGGACAAGCGTGCCATGAACACCTTGGATAACATGATTCAGGCACTGGAAAATGCCTTGACGCCAACCTTGAGCCCCGTGGTGCTTAACGGTGACGGTTTCGGCTTGTTTGCCAACTATTCTTTGGCCATGGCTAACTATATTGCCCGTGCCAATGCGGCCGCGCTGGACTTACGGGACGTGATGAACAGAGGTTAA
- a CDS encoding SPL family radical SAM protein produces the protein MIDTLYIESAVAEHPRVSAIRQRFPEARVIPCERYGEVFNPKAQNFRLQKQKPALIMAHKHQKFVLPAPPGYGIGGERNYYFSHMLNCLYDCRYCFLQGMYQSANYVLFVNYEDFQQQIRDICLESPEEAIYFFSGYDCDSLAFEPVTGFADAFLPVFAELPNAWLELRTKSTQIRGLLNRPALPRCVVAFSLSPDSLAGKVEAKAPSLIKRIEAAAKLQQHGWQIGLRFDPLIYQHDYQEQYRQLFSQVFSVIDAEALHSVSLGVFRLPEHFFKKMHKLYPEERLFASPLESASGMVSYKAELEQAMMKDCGELLLQYIPQERFFQCRL, from the coding sequence ATGATCGACACCCTATATATCGAGTCCGCAGTCGCTGAACATCCGCGCGTTAGCGCTATTCGGCAACGTTTTCCGGAAGCGCGGGTGATTCCTTGCGAACGCTATGGCGAAGTATTCAACCCCAAAGCGCAAAATTTTCGCCTGCAAAAACAAAAACCGGCCTTAATTATGGCCCATAAGCACCAGAAATTTGTTTTGCCGGCGCCTCCCGGATACGGTATCGGCGGGGAACGCAATTATTATTTCTCCCACATGCTTAACTGCCTATACGATTGCCGCTATTGTTTTTTGCAAGGCATGTACCAATCGGCCAATTATGTGCTTTTCGTCAATTACGAGGATTTTCAGCAGCAAATCCGAGATATTTGCCTGGAATCGCCCGAAGAAGCGATTTACTTTTTTTCCGGTTACGATTGCGATAGCTTGGCGTTCGAGCCCGTCACCGGGTTTGCGGACGCATTCTTACCGGTGTTTGCCGAATTACCGAATGCCTGGCTGGAGCTGCGCACCAAAAGCACGCAAATTCGCGGATTATTGAATCGACCGGCGTTACCGCGCTGCGTGGTGGCGTTCAGTTTGTCGCCCGATTCCCTAGCCGGTAAAGTGGAAGCCAAGGCGCCATCGCTGATAAAACGTATCGAAGCGGCAGCCAAACTGCAACAGCACGGCTGGCAAATAGGCTTGCGTTTCGATCCGTTAATTTACCAACATGATTACCAGGAACAGTATCGGCAATTATTTTCGCAAGTTTTCTCGGTAATCGATGCCGAAGCCTTGCATTCGGTGAGCTTGGGGGTATTTCGTTTGCCGGAGCACTTTTTTAAGAAAATGCATAAACTCTATCCGGAAGAACGATTATTTGCCAGCCCGCTGGAAAGTGCTTCCGGCATGGTGTCGTACAAAGCCGAACTGGAACAGGCCATGATGAAAGACTGCGGCGAGCTGCTGCTGCAATACATTCCGCAGGAGCGTTTTTTCCAGTGTCGTCTGTAA
- a CDS encoding potassium channel family protein, with product MKQIAVFGYNRLSFEAISRIDTEAHQIQVFDHNPAQVDLACDLGFDAAILDFRNDEDLKTIGIGSSIDTLLCCFEDDSENVFLTLSARALDKDLQIIAIIDSPDAAEKLLAAGANKIIDPYQICGRKIHDMLKRPEINDLFDHTVFGRNDLHLAEVVVSETSFMRDIFVSQLELNTHYNLILIGIINKQISDQMHFVAEEEDRKLNPGDILVILGPSREIRAFKKDMKDELCKI from the coding sequence ATGAAACAGATTGCGGTATTTGGTTATAACCGGCTATCCTTTGAAGCCATCAGCCGGATAGACACGGAAGCCCATCAAATTCAGGTCTTCGACCATAACCCGGCTCAAGTAGACTTGGCTTGCGATCTGGGGTTTGACGCCGCTATCCTGGATTTCCGCAACGACGAGGATTTAAAAACCATCGGAATTGGTAGCTCGATCGACACTTTGCTTTGCTGCTTTGAAGACGATTCGGAAAACGTATTCTTAACTCTGTCTGCCCGCGCACTGGATAAGGATCTGCAAATTATCGCTATCATCGATAGCCCGGATGCGGCGGAAAAACTCCTGGCGGCCGGTGCCAATAAAATTATCGACCCCTATCAGATATGCGGCCGAAAAATTCACGATATGCTAAAAAGACCGGAAATCAACGACCTATTCGATCACACCGTTTTTGGTCGAAACGACTTGCATTTAGCGGAAGTAGTGGTATCCGAGACCAGTTTCATGCGGGATATATTTGTCAGCCAGCTGGAGCTGAACACGCATTACAATTTGATCTTAATCGGCATTATTAACAAACAAATTAGCGATCAAATGCATTTCGTCGCCGAAGAAGAGGACAGAAAACTCAACCCCGGCGACATTTTGGTTATTTTGGGCCCCTCACGGGAAATAAGAGCATTTAAAAAAGATATGAAAGATGAACTTTGTAAAATTTAG
- a CDS encoding disulfide bond formation protein B, which yields MNFVKFSPRLWFLLGFIGCCSLLGAGAYMQFVEELEPCPLCISQRLAILATGIIFLLAALHNKGYKAYAIGAAVSALIGAGISARHVWLQHLPPDQVPECGPGLEYVFQHFPLTETIKLMLSGTGECSQIEGVFLGLSIPGWTFIAFLMLAAFSLLTIWLKAKTDESRG from the coding sequence ATGAACTTTGTAAAATTTAGTCCGCGACTTTGGTTTCTATTGGGTTTTATCGGCTGCTGTTCCTTATTGGGCGCTGGCGCATACATGCAGTTCGTGGAAGAACTGGAACCCTGTCCGCTGTGCATATCCCAGCGTTTGGCCATTCTGGCTACCGGCATCATCTTTCTATTAGCGGCTTTGCATAATAAGGGTTACAAAGCTTATGCGATCGGCGCCGCGGTTTCCGCTTTAATCGGCGCCGGCATTTCGGCCCGGCATGTCTGGTTGCAACATTTGCCTCCCGACCAAGTACCGGAATGCGGCCCGGGGCTGGAATACGTGTTTCAGCATTTCCCGTTAACCGAAACCATTAAGTTGATGCTAAGCGGCACCGGCGAATGTTCGCAAATTGAAGGCGTATTTCTAGGATTAAGTATCCCGGGCTGGACGTTCATAGCCTTTTTAATGCTGGCGGCATTCAGTCTGTTAACAATCTGGCTTAAAGCAAAAACAGATGAGTCCCGAGGCTGA
- a CDS encoding potassium channel protein — MLSRFVVYFSYYLKSSRHYKKTKGFFWNLLENEDSKAKSYFDLLMIGLIFFSIYLLFYDVGHELSSLGNIAETAILIIFILEYLLRFWVHSDTHEIILSQYEKSIYLKIKFNLSKAIKLALAKKVEYVFSPYAIIDILAILPSYRPLRILRIFLIFRIFKLFRYSNSIKLYADVLASKRFELLTLLIFTGFFLLIASVSMYIFEYPEAGSDIHNLFEAFYWAIVTLAAVGYGDITPHTLGGRIVTMILIFTSVGILSFFTSILISAFNEKIPELRDNKIYTDLERYHKFIIICGFGRVGQEIARQLTKDKQNFIVIDKDLNNINVARKLKYLAIHNDASRNDVLINAGINRGATAILCISGDDVINVYITLTSRNLNKDIHIISRANRHENQNKLYQAGADNVILPFEVAGLLAAEFMGQPVAFEAISGILQEQSEIVMETVPITEKSPLDNQQIGLMDLQQRKLSLLGVISANPIHLKHKNKYRVKQQHFYFNPEPNFILRHGDILVILGRKYGIEHFRNQMEQQRLLTKATT, encoded by the coding sequence ATGTTAAGCCGATTCGTTGTTTACTTTTCTTATTACCTAAAATCTTCGCGGCACTATAAAAAAACCAAAGGTTTTTTTTGGAATTTACTGGAAAACGAGGACAGCAAAGCAAAATCTTATTTCGATTTGTTAATGATAGGTCTTATATTTTTTAGCATCTATTTGCTGTTTTATGATGTTGGGCACGAATTATCCTCGCTCGGAAATATTGCCGAAACCGCGATTTTAATCATTTTTATTCTCGAATATCTATTGCGGTTTTGGGTTCATTCCGACACGCACGAAATCATATTGTCACAATATGAAAAGTCCATCTATCTTAAAATAAAGTTCAATTTAAGCAAGGCAATTAAGTTGGCGCTGGCAAAAAAGGTAGAGTACGTATTCTCGCCCTATGCCATTATAGATATTCTAGCCATATTGCCCAGCTACAGACCGCTAAGAATTTTGAGAATTTTCTTAATATTTAGGATTTTCAAACTTTTTCGCTATTCAAATAGCATAAAACTTTATGCCGACGTTTTAGCCAGCAAACGTTTTGAACTATTGACTTTGCTGATATTCACCGGGTTTTTTCTGTTGATCGCCAGTGTCTCGATGTATATATTTGAATATCCGGAAGCGGGTAGCGATATTCATAATTTGTTCGAGGCCTTTTATTGGGCTATCGTAACTTTGGCAGCCGTGGGCTATGGCGATATAACCCCCCACACTTTGGGCGGTCGGATAGTAACCATGATCCTTATTTTTACCAGTGTCGGTATATTGTCATTTTTCACCTCAATATTGATTTCGGCTTTCAATGAGAAAATACCGGAATTACGCGACAATAAAATATATACCGACCTGGAGCGCTATCATAAATTTATCATTATTTGCGGTTTTGGCCGCGTAGGCCAGGAAATAGCCAGACAATTAACTAAAGACAAACAAAATTTTATCGTCATCGACAAAGATCTGAATAACATTAACGTTGCCAGGAAATTAAAATACTTAGCTATTCATAACGATGCTTCTCGTAACGATGTGCTGATAAATGCCGGTATTAATCGCGGCGCCACCGCCATTTTATGTATTTCAGGCGATGATGTAATCAACGTTTACATCACGCTCACCAGCCGGAATTTGAATAAAGATATTCATATTATTTCCAGGGCAAACCGGCATGAAAATCAGAACAAACTCTACCAAGCCGGTGCCGATAACGTCATACTGCCTTTCGAAGTGGCGGGTTTGTTGGCCGCGGAATTTATGGGTCAACCGGTAGCCTTCGAAGCAATATCCGGCATATTGCAAGAACAAAGCGAAATTGTGATGGAAACAGTTCCGATCACGGAAAAGTCGCCGTTGGACAATCAACAAATCGGCCTGATGGATTTGCAGCAAAGAAAATTGAGCTTATTGGGCGTAATAAGCGCCAACCCCATCCATTTAAAACATAAAAATAAATACCGGGTAAAACAGCAACACTTTTACTTCAACCCCGAACCAAACTTTATATTGCGGCATGGCGATATTCTGGTGATCTTAGGGCGTAAATACGGCATTGAGCATTTTCGAAACCAAATGGAACAGCAGCGCTTACTTACCAAGGCAACCACATGA
- the dinB gene encoding DNA polymerase IV, with protein sequence MQDVPRKIIHIDMDAFFAAVEQRDNPAYRNKPVIVGGKPDSRGVVATCSYEARVFGIHSAMPSSQAVRLCPQAIFIKPRFDAYREASEHIRGIFSQYCDCVEPLSLDEAYLDASDSAYFQGSATLLAKRIKQDILSQTGLIASAGISYNKFLAKLASDLDKPDGLHVITPEQAAQFIESLPIGRFHGIGPATEKKMRGLGIQTGYDLKQIPLPQLQQHFGKTARHYYDIARGIDHRQVNAHRDRKSIGVETTFAEDIGDLRSIKQQLQLLLRQALHKLSDKKLLAHTLTIKIKYQDFVQITRSRTLQKAIADTADTSLLLDDLLKNTAIGEKKVRLLGVSLSTLQESDDVDKYYQLDIFNPL encoded by the coding sequence ATGCAAGATGTTCCGCGCAAAATCATCCATATCGATATGGATGCATTTTTTGCCGCGGTAGAACAGCGCGACAACCCCGCCTATCGAAATAAACCTGTTATCGTGGGCGGAAAACCGGATTCGCGCGGCGTGGTGGCCACTTGCAGCTACGAAGCGCGAGTGTTCGGTATACATTCCGCCATGCCCTCATCGCAAGCCGTCAGGCTATGTCCGCAAGCCATTTTCATTAAACCTCGCTTCGATGCCTATCGGGAAGCCTCGGAACACATTCGGGGTATTTTTAGCCAATATTGCGATTGCGTTGAACCGCTGTCCTTGGACGAAGCTTATCTGGATGCCAGCGACAGCGCTTATTTTCAAGGTTCCGCCACCTTGTTGGCCAAACGAATCAAACAAGACATCCTGAGCCAGACTGGGTTGATCGCCTCCGCAGGCATTTCCTATAACAAATTTTTGGCGAAACTAGCCTCGGATTTAGACAAACCGGACGGGCTGCATGTCATTACGCCCGAGCAGGCGGCACAATTCATAGAAAGTCTGCCGATCGGCCGATTTCACGGCATAGGCCCCGCCACGGAAAAGAAAATGCGCGGATTAGGCATTCAAACCGGTTACGACTTAAAACAGATCCCTCTGCCGCAGTTACAGCAGCATTTCGGCAAAACCGCCCGGCATTATTACGATATCGCTCGCGGGATAGACCACCGGCAGGTCAACGCACACCGCGACCGAAAATCCATAGGCGTTGAAACCACGTTTGCCGAGGATATCGGCGATTTGCGCAGTATAAAACAGCAACTGCAGTTACTATTGCGCCAAGCTTTGCACAAGTTGTCGGATAAAAAGCTGCTTGCACACACCTTGACCATCAAAATCAAGTACCAGGATTTTGTGCAAATCACCCGCAGCCGAACCCTGCAGAAAGCCATTGCCGATACTGCCGACACCTCATTACTGCTGGACGATTTATTGAAAAATACGGCGATTGGCGAGAAGAAGGTGCGCTTGCTAGGGGTGAGTTTGTCAACTTTGCAGGAGTCTGACGATGTCGACAAATATTATCAACTGGATATATTCAACCCGCTGTAA